One window of the Thunnus albacares chromosome 3, fThuAlb1.1, whole genome shotgun sequence genome contains the following:
- the si:dkey-30k22.5 gene encoding lecithin retinol acyltransferase family protein: MFLYQLFNFFFVASNKEEDSKYDLSLYKRGDLLEVPRTLFTHFGIYLGDNRVAHLIPDILPVISKNKSAIAKMVTNNRLLLGVITKVASVRVDSVVDFAYGSEILINNMDKVCSQNPLDGDEVARRAEKLLGSVTYSLLWYNCEHYVMYCRYGMAISYQTYQFCTTVRKIVFSRMSAYLTALCGIGTMLYLGCVTPMTVLPTLLISFTIWMAA, translated from the exons ATGTTTCTTTACCAACTattcaactttttctttgtAGCGTCCAACAAAGAGGAGGACTCTAAATATGATCTGTCTCTGTACAAGCGCGGTGACCTTTTAGAAGTCCCCAGGACGTTATTCACCCACTTTGGTATTTACTTGGGTGACAATCGGGTGGCTCATCTCATTCCGGACATCCTGCCCGTGATCTCCAAGAATAAATCTGCAATCGCCAAGATGGTGACAAATAACCGTCTGCTTCTAGGGGTTATCACAAAGGTTGCCAGTGTAAGAGTGGACTCTGTGGTAGATTTTGCATACGGCTCAGAGATTCTGATCAACAACATGGACAAAGTGTGCAGCCAGAACCCCTTGGATGGGGACGAAGTGGCTAGAAGGGCTGAGAAACTCCTGGGATCTGTCACCTACAGTTTACTGTGGTACAACTGTGAACACTATGTCATGTACTGCAGATACGGCATGGCTATCAGCTACCAGACATACCAG TTCTGCACAACAGTACGGAAGATTGTATTCAGCAGGATGAGTGCCTATTTGACCGCCCTGTGTGGTATAGGAACCATGCTGTATTTGGGATGTGTGACGCCGATGACAGTTTTACCAACCCTGCTCATCTCATTCACCATCTGGATGGCAGCCTAA
- the lrata gene encoding lecithin retinol acyltransferase a gives MLQLLAFLVEKLSLLSNFKLFESSWSDAEEKECPAQRGPPRPLQRGDLLEVPRTLFTHYGIYLGDNKVAHLIPDILPVFTNDSKLISSVITNKRLILGCIYRCATVRVDTLEDFAYGSNILVNRMDKMMKKPALNNEDVAKRAEKLIGAIRYSLLWNNCEHFVTYCRYGSAASRQTEKFCECLKSIIRDQRSVIATGLLGMISIVCFGMAPSTTLPTVLIPFTLWMAG, from the exons AGTCCAGTTGGTCGGACGCTGAGGAGAAGGAGTGCCCGGCGCAGCGTGGCCCCCCGCGGCCCCTCCAGAGAGGAGACCTGCTGGAGGTCCCCAGAACCCTTTTCACCCACTACGGCATTTATTTAGGTGACAATAAAGTCGCACACCTGATCCCAGACATCCTCCCTGTGTTCACAAACGACTCGAAGCTGATCAGTTCTGTCATAACCAACAAGAGACTCATCCTCGGCTGCATCTACAGGTGCGCCACAGTGCGCGTGGACACATTGGAGGACTTTGCTTATGGTTCCAACATACTGGTTAACCGTATGGACAAAATGATGAAGAAGCCAGCATTAAACAATGAAGATGTCGCCAAGAGAGCTGAGAAACTCATCGGTGCCATCCGCTACAGTCTGCTGTGGAATAACTGCGAACACTTTGTGACATACTGCAGATATGGATCTGCAGCGAGTCGGCAAACAGAGAAG TTCTGCGAGTGCCTAAAATCAATCATCAGAGACCAGCGCAGCGTCATTGCTACAGGACTGCTCGGAATGATCTCCATTGTCTGTTTCGGCATGGCACCTTCAACTACATTACCCACAGTTCTTATTCCCTTCACGCTCTGGATGGCTGGTTAA